In Palaemon carinicauda isolate YSFRI2023 chromosome 21, ASM3689809v2, whole genome shotgun sequence, the following proteins share a genomic window:
- the LOC137615063 gene encoding uncharacterized protein produces the protein MAGLPEHQEFLDNLWRFLNQMWQKEFPSPLLLGDFRRRSVVDSIVSLKKKLENLAEENAALQNQLVEMQVQKSCNQFPIKESLQPPEFRRLLQKHIEENIKLHENIITLRAENAALVQEILDLKNQLEKHQEMARFSKEKEDNEHHLEEILRKLQDRERLEIAALNHKVDMLKEKLEAIHMHNVPFMQAAEIQTLITGVQIEIRKMREELRTLKNAVETNVEEQDRRQAQQLNDYEKQIEELKIELRERSLQRAALNGQENILKEKVQRIEDTNGELVIQIADLQAQLLDKEREVSELNKDESRMRSVADKCIEEKDGLIEKLKEHKKQIAELKVNLEKKSVERAEMNSQLENLNEKVQLREKTNDELGIQITLLQTQLMDKERKVYELKEERNRQESNAEKEIRNLKNRVDELMKENQDLEKQYELGCTGEINHLREQIIQLKMENEILNKMKIDKLNENAKLEGVIEEKNNKISRQKWKIDDLRAEIRHLRNKGHKRTTKEVELQGDGLHGQIETPKLDKNLQEEFAKENPSQEQENPSESEAEEEREASEDFQNVEDTQKNWKQRIAGRLGKGLHLHQKTEPAGKEEWTE, from the coding sequence ATGGCAGGATTACCGGAGCATCAAGAATTCCTAGATAATCTGTGGAGGTTTCTGAACCAGATGTGGCAGAAGGAATTTCCTTCCCCGCTGTTGCTGGGAGACTTCAGGCGGAGATCTGTTGTTGACAGCATAGTTTCTCTGAAGAAGAAATTGGAAAATCTGGCTGAAGAAAATGCTGCTTTGCAAAATCAGCTTGTGGAAATGCAAGTGCAAAAATCATGCAACCAGTTCCCGATCAAGGAATCTCTCCAGCCTCCTGAATTCAGACGACTGCTCCAGAAACACATTGAGGAAAACATCAAACTTCATGAGAACATCATAACTCTGAGAGCGGAGAATGCTGCCCTCGTGCAGGAGATTCTGGATTTGAAGAATCAACTGGAAAAACATCAAGAAATGGCTCGCTTCAGCAAAGAGAAAGAAGACAATGAGCATCATCTCGAGGAGATATTGAGGAAACTTCAAGATAGAGAGAGGTTGGAAATAGCGGCCTTGAACCATAAAGTGGATATGCTGAAAGAGAAGTTAGAAGCGATCCACATGCACAATGTCCCCTTCATGCAAGCAGCAGAGATTCAAACACTGATAACAGGTGTTCAAATTGAAATTAGGAAGATGAGAGAAGAACTCAGAACTTTGAAGAACGCTGTTGAAACAAACGTTGAAGAACAAGATCGTCGTCAGGCTCAGCAGTTGAATGACTACGAGAAACAGATTGAGGAGTTGAAAATCGAACTGAGGGAACGTAGTCTACAGAGAGCAGCCCTGAATGGTCAAGAAAACATCTTGAAGGAAAAGGTGCAACGGATTGAAGACACTAACGGAGAATTAGTCATCCAGATTGCCGATCTGCAAGCACAGCTGTTAGATAAGGAAAGAGAAGTTTCTGAACTGAACAAAGACGAAAGCAGAATGAGGAGTGTTGCTGATAAATGCATCGAAGAAAAAGATGGCCTCATCGAAAAGCTAAAAGAGCACAAGAAGCAGATTGCAGAGCTGAAGGTGAATCTGGAGAAGAAGAGTGTAGAGAGAGCAGAAATGAACAGTCAATTAGAAAACTTGAACGAAAAAGTACAGCTGAGGGAGAAGACTAACGATGAATTGGGCATCCAGATTACCCTTCTGCAAACACAGCTTATGGATAAGGAAAGGAAAGTTTATGAGTTGAAGGAAGAAAGGAACAGACAGGAGAGCAATGCAGAAAAAGAAATCAGGAACCTGAAAAATCGTGTGGACGAACTAATGAAAGAAAATCAAGATCTTGAGAAGCAGTACGAATTAGGCTGCACTGGAGAGATAAATCACCTGAGAGAACAAATCATACAGCTTAAAATGGAAAATGAGATTCTTAATAAGATGAAGATTGACAAATTAAATGAAAACGCGAAGCTAGAAGGTGTAATAGAAGAGAAGAATAATAAGATAAGTCGTCAAAAGTGGAAGATTGATGACCTTAGAGCAGAAATAAGACATCTTAGGAATAAAGGCCACAAAAGGACAACCAAGGAAGTGGAACTGCAGGGTGATGGGCTGCATGGCCAGATAGAAACTCCCAAATTGGACAAGAATCTTCAGGAGGAATTCGCCAAGGAGAACCCCTCACAAGAACAGGAAAATCCGTCGGAAAGtgaagcagaagaagaaagagaagcgaGTGAAGATTTCCAAAATGTGGAGGACACTCAGAAAAACTGGAAGCAGAGAATTGCCGGAAGACTGGGAAAGGGTCTGCATTTGCATCAGAAAACAGAACCCGCTGGAAAAGAGGAGTGGACTGAATAA